The Fortiea contorta PCC 7126 genome has a segment encoding these proteins:
- a CDS encoding NarK family nitrate/nitrite MFS transporter yields the protein MLKELFSFRNRYRILHQTWFAFFLTFVCWFNFAPFATTIGKQLQLAPEQIKTLGICNLALTIPARIIIGMLLDRFGPRITYSMLLMFAVVPCLATAFSQDFNQLVISRLLMGIVGSGFVVGIRMVAEWFPPKEMGIAQGIYGGWGNFGAFGAEFALPMVAVVTGFLTGGASNWRLAIALTGIIAAAYGIIYYNSVQDTPPGKVYKQPKKNGALEVTSIKSFWAMIISNFGLIFALGLLAWRLEQKNIHFLTLTQMYVVWILLAGLFAYQTYKAYQVNRELLTGKKTYTPSQRYQFGQVALLEFTYVTNFGSELAVVSMLPAFFEKTFGLEHVVAGMIAATYPFLNLVSRPSGGLISDKFGSRKWTITIISVGIGVGYLMAHFINRSWPIPLAIAVTMFAAYFAQAGCGATYGIVPLIKKEVTGQIAGNVGAYGNFGGVVYLTIFSLTDASTLFTTMGVAALICASMCAFFLQEPKNSFAADEKELSTTKSESSSVLIED from the coding sequence ATGCTCAAAGAATTATTTTCCTTCAGAAATCGCTATCGCATCTTACATCAGACTTGGTTTGCTTTCTTTCTCACCTTCGTCTGTTGGTTTAATTTTGCGCCCTTCGCTACAACTATTGGTAAGCAGCTACAACTAGCACCTGAACAAATTAAAACTTTGGGCATTTGTAACCTAGCTTTAACGATTCCGGCGCGGATTATTATCGGGATGCTGCTTGATCGTTTTGGCCCCAGAATCACCTACTCAATGCTGCTGATGTTTGCTGTGGTTCCCTGTCTGGCTACAGCATTTTCACAAGACTTTAACCAATTAGTCATCAGTCGTTTGTTAATGGGGATTGTCGGCTCTGGGTTTGTCGTCGGTATCCGCATGGTAGCCGAATGGTTCCCGCCGAAAGAAATGGGAATTGCTCAAGGTATTTATGGCGGTTGGGGTAACTTTGGCGCTTTTGGTGCAGAGTTTGCGCTACCAATGGTTGCAGTGGTGACTGGGTTTTTAACTGGTGGTGCTTCTAACTGGCGGTTAGCGATCGCCCTTACAGGTATTATTGCTGCCGCCTATGGCATCATATATTACAATAGCGTCCAAGATACACCCCCCGGAAAAGTCTACAAACAACCTAAGAAAAATGGCGCCCTAGAAGTAACCAGCATTAAAAGTTTCTGGGCAATGATTATCTCAAACTTTGGTTTAATTTTCGCCTTGGGTTTATTAGCTTGGCGCTTAGAACAAAAAAACATTCACTTTTTGACTCTCACCCAAATGTATGTAGTTTGGATACTTTTAGCAGGATTATTTGCTTACCAAACATACAAAGCCTATCAAGTCAACCGCGAACTGTTAACAGGAAAGAAAACTTATACCCCGTCACAACGCTATCAATTTGGTCAAGTAGCATTACTCGAATTCACCTACGTTACTAATTTTGGTTCCGAACTTGCAGTCGTTTCTATGCTCCCCGCCTTCTTTGAAAAAACCTTTGGTTTAGAGCATGTAGTTGCAGGAATGATTGCTGCTACTTATCCTTTTTTAAACTTAGTTTCTCGTCCCAGTGGTGGCTTAATTTCTGATAAATTTGGCTCGCGTAAATGGACAATTACAATCATCAGTGTAGGGATTGGCGTCGGCTATTTGATGGCACATTTTATCAACCGTAGCTGGCCCATTCCTTTAGCGATCGCTGTCACCATGTTCGCTGCTTACTTCGCTCAAGCTGGTTGTGGTGCCACCTATGGTATTGTCCCCCTCATCAAAAAAGAAGTCACAGGACAAATCGCCGGGAACGTCGGCGCCTACGGTAATTTTGGCGGCGTAGTTTATCTCACTATCTTTAGCTTAACCGACGCTTCAACCCTCTTTACCACAATGGGTGTAGCTGCCCTAATTTGTGCCTCTATGTGCGCTTTCTTTCTCCAAGAACCAAAAAATTCTTTTGCTGCTGATGAAAAGGAATTATCAACAACAAAATCTGAATCTTCTTCCGTTTTAATAGAAGATTAA
- a CDS encoding nitrate ABC transporter ATP-binding protein (This model describes the ATP binding subunits of ATP-binding cassette (ABC) transporters for nitrate transport, or for bicarbonate transport, in bacteria and archaea.) has translation MQAAKRNLDTTKLNQLQATKAENFLVIEGVSKVYATPDGPYTVLDGVDLQVREGEFICIIGHSGCGKSTLLNMVSGFNTPTDGVVILQDQPITEPGPDRMMVFQNYCLLPWLNVFENVYLAVDSVFPKKPEAEKRAIVKEHLAMVGLTEAAEKKPNQISGGMKQRVAIARALSIRPQVLILDEPFGALDAITKEELQEELLQIWRDHQVTVLMITHDIDEALFLADRVVMMTNGPAAKIGEILNIPFSRPRNRQRIMEDPQFFDLRNEALDFLYRRYAHDEGAGN, from the coding sequence ATGCAAGCAGCTAAGAGAAATTTGGACACCACTAAATTGAATCAATTGCAAGCTACTAAGGCTGAGAATTTTTTGGTAATTGAAGGGGTGAGTAAGGTTTATGCAACTCCTGATGGCCCTTATACGGTGTTGGATGGGGTTGATTTGCAGGTGCGAGAGGGTGAATTTATTTGCATCATCGGTCACTCTGGCTGTGGAAAGTCAACTTTGTTAAATATGGTTTCTGGGTTTAATACGCCTACTGATGGAGTAGTCATTTTGCAGGATCAACCCATCACCGAACCAGGGCCAGACCGGATGATGGTATTTCAAAATTATTGCCTTTTACCTTGGTTGAATGTTTTTGAAAACGTTTATTTAGCGGTTGATTCAGTGTTTCCTAAAAAACCTGAAGCCGAAAAAAGAGCGATCGTTAAAGAACATTTAGCAATGGTAGGGTTGACAGAAGCGGCTGAGAAAAAACCTAATCAAATTTCTGGTGGAATGAAACAAAGAGTAGCGATCGCCCGCGCTCTTTCCATCCGTCCCCAAGTCCTCATCCTTGACGAACCATTCGGCGCATTAGACGCCATCACCAAAGAAGAATTACAAGAAGAACTACTGCAGATTTGGCGCGATCATCAAGTCACAGTGCTAATGATCACTCATGACATCGACGAAGCACTTTTTCTCGCCGACAGAGTTGTCATGATGACAAACGGCCCCGCTGCGAAAATTGGCGAAATTCTCAACATACCCTTTTCCCGTCCCCGTAACCGTCAGCGGATCATGGAAGATCCGCAATTCTTCGACCTCCGCAACGAAGCTCTGGACTTCCTCTATCGCCGATATGCTCACGATGAAGGAGCTGGGAATTAG
- a CDS encoding nitrate ABC transporter ATP-binding protein (This model describes the ATP binding subunits of ATP-binding cassette (ABC) transporters for nitrate transport, or for bicarbonate transport, in bacteria and archaea.), with product MTTFVEIDHVDRVFALPNGGQYIALKNIELEIKQGEFVSLIGHSGCGKSTLLNIIAGLDRASTGGVVLEGREVREPGPDRMVVFQNYSLLPWLTVRENIALAVDEVYQNQPKADRRAIVEEHIDMVGLRLAAKKRPNELSGGMKQRVSIARALAIRPKLLLLDEPFGALDALTRGSLQEQLMKICNEHNLTCVMVTHDVDEALLLSDRIVMLTNGPEAHIGQIIEVPISRPRRRLEVVKHPSYYNLRNEMIYFLNQQKLAKKRQASRTTTAVTARNGLEKLNLDIGFLPLTDAAPLIVAQEKGFFAQYGLENITLSRETSWNQIAKGVATGRLDAAQMVAGMPLALTLGAGDKKPIPIVNALNLSRNANAITFSKKLYDQGVRNLGDLKTVINASPDKILTLGVVHPTAMQNLILRYWLAAGGIDPDVDVSLTVLPPTEMVSQLKAGKIDGYCAGEPWNYCAVHEDVGFVAATALEIWSGQPKKVLGVREDWAQQYPQTYLALIKALLEACKYCDDMRNREEILQLICRPEYLNIDPVYIRPGFTDPYDRGDGSKPQELTAYNQFYLHQTNYPNRTEILWMTTQLARWGLVAFPKNWVDVIDRVCRSDVFGAAARDLGLLDIGEDNPIHLFDGKVFNPSEPIEYLKSLDIKRQIRIEEVFI from the coding sequence ATGACGACATTTGTGGAAATTGACCACGTTGATCGAGTATTTGCACTACCCAATGGTGGACAATATATTGCTCTAAAAAATATTGAACTAGAAATTAAACAAGGGGAATTTGTTTCTTTAATTGGACATTCTGGATGTGGTAAATCGACCTTATTAAATATCATCGCCGGTCTAGATAGAGCTAGTACGGGCGGCGTGGTTTTAGAAGGGCGTGAAGTCAGAGAACCAGGGCCAGATAGGATGGTAGTATTTCAAAACTATTCCTTGCTACCTTGGCTAACAGTGCGAGAAAACATCGCCTTGGCGGTGGATGAAGTTTATCAAAATCAGCCAAAAGCAGACCGCAGAGCCATTGTGGAAGAACACATTGACATGGTGGGGTTGCGTTTAGCGGCGAAGAAACGCCCCAATGAGTTATCTGGTGGGATGAAACAGCGGGTATCTATTGCACGGGCTTTAGCAATTCGTCCTAAATTGTTATTGCTAGATGAACCATTTGGTGCATTGGATGCGCTGACACGGGGAAGTTTGCAAGAACAACTGATGAAAATCTGCAATGAACATAACCTCACCTGTGTGATGGTGACACATGATGTCGATGAAGCGTTATTATTGAGCGATCGCATCGTCATGCTCACCAATGGCCCAGAAGCTCATATCGGGCAAATTATCGAAGTCCCCATCTCTCGTCCCCGTCGGCGTTTAGAAGTAGTCAAGCATCCCAGCTATTACAATCTGCGGAATGAAATGATTTACTTCCTCAATCAACAAAAACTCGCTAAAAAACGTCAGGCTTCGCGAACCACAACAGCAGTCACCGCCCGCAACGGGTTAGAAAAACTCAACCTCGACATCGGCTTTTTACCTCTTACCGATGCAGCCCCGTTAATCGTGGCTCAAGAAAAAGGTTTCTTTGCTCAGTATGGTTTAGAAAACATCACCCTCAGCCGCGAAACTAGCTGGAACCAAATCGCTAAAGGTGTGGCTACAGGTAGATTAGATGCAGCCCAAATGGTCGCAGGAATGCCCTTAGCTCTGACTTTGGGCGCTGGCGACAAAAAACCGATTCCCATCGTCAACGCCCTCAACCTCTCTCGTAATGCTAACGCTATCACCTTCAGTAAAAAACTCTACGACCAAGGTGTGCGAAACTTAGGTGACTTAAAAACTGTAATTAACGCCTCTCCCGACAAAATTCTCACTCTGGGAGTAGTGCATCCCACAGCCATGCAGAATTTAATCTTGCGTTACTGGCTAGCGGCTGGAGGTATTGATCCTGACGTTGATGTCAGCTTGACAGTATTACCACCAACAGAAATGGTGTCCCAACTTAAAGCCGGCAAAATCGACGGTTACTGCGCTGGTGAACCTTGGAATTACTGCGCCGTTCATGAAGATGTGGGCTTTGTCGCGGCTACCGCTTTAGAAATTTGGTCAGGACAACCGAAAAAAGTCTTGGGTGTGCGGGAAGATTGGGCGCAACAATATCCCCAAACCTATCTGGCTCTGATTAAAGCTCTTTTAGAAGCTTGCAAATACTGCGACGACATGCGTAACCGCGAAGAAATTCTGCAATTAATCTGTCGTCCTGAGTATTTGAATATCGATCCTGTATACATCCGCCCTGGTTTTACTGATCCCTACGATCGCGGCGACGGTTCCAAACCCCAGGAACTAACAGCATACAACCAGTTTTATCTCCATCAAACTAATTATCCCAATCGCACAGAAATTTTGTGGATGACCACTCAACTAGCACGTTGGGGCTTAGTCGCTTTCCCGAAAAACTGGGTAGATGTGATTGATAGAGTTTGTCGGTCAGATGTTTTTGGCGCCGCAGCACGGGATCTGGGCTTACTCGATATTGGGGAAGATAACCCGATTCATTTATTTGATGGTAAAGTTTTTAACCCCTCAGAGCCGATTGAATACCTCAAAAGTTTGGATATCAAGCGTCAAATCCGAATTGAGGAAGTGTTTATTTAG
- the ntrB gene encoding nitrate ABC transporter permease, giving the protein MTATLQGRTKKRKSSNKSTNVFFKKILPPIVALLIFLIIWQLLCINPGFKLPGPIKVIQDTWNPFIINPFFDNGENDKGLGWQILTSLGRVGLGFSLSALVGITLGILIGANQLVYSAVDPLFQVLRTVPPLAWLPISLAAFQQANPSAIFVIFITSIWPIIINTTVGVQQLPQDYRNVAKVLRLSGAKYFIKILLPATVPYIFTGLRIGIGLSWLAIVAAEMLVGGVGIGSFIWDAFNSNTETNMSEMILALIYVGLVGLMLDRLVGLIASKVVP; this is encoded by the coding sequence ATGACTGCAACTCTTCAGGGTCGAACTAAAAAAAGAAAGTCATCAAATAAAAGCACAAATGTGTTTTTTAAAAAAATTCTGCCTCCCATAGTAGCACTCCTCATCTTTTTAATAATTTGGCAACTGCTTTGTATAAATCCAGGATTTAAATTACCTGGGCCGATTAAAGTCATTCAAGACACATGGAATCCTTTTATTATTAATCCTTTCTTTGATAATGGTGAAAATGATAAAGGTTTAGGTTGGCAGATACTGACTAGTTTGGGAAGAGTCGGACTAGGCTTTAGTTTATCCGCCTTAGTGGGGATAACTTTGGGAATTTTAATTGGCGCGAATCAATTAGTTTATAGTGCCGTAGATCCGCTCTTTCAAGTACTAAGAACTGTACCGCCGCTAGCGTGGTTGCCAATTTCTCTAGCAGCATTCCAACAAGCAAATCCTTCAGCTATTTTCGTGATTTTCATCACATCTATTTGGCCGATTATTATCAATACCACAGTTGGTGTACAACAGCTACCCCAAGACTATAGAAATGTCGCTAAAGTTTTACGTTTATCGGGGGCAAAATATTTCATTAAAATTCTTTTACCTGCTACAGTTCCCTACATATTTACAGGTTTAAGAATTGGTATTGGTTTATCTTGGTTAGCAATTGTGGCAGCAGAAATGTTAGTCGGTGGTGTAGGAATTGGTTCATTTATTTGGGATGCTTTTAATTCCAACACTGAGACTAATATGAGTGAAATGATTTTGGCACTAATTTATGTGGGTTTAGTGGGCTTAATGTTAGATAGATTAGTTGGTTTGATTGCTAGTAAAGTTGTCCCTTAA
- a CDS encoding CmpA/NrtA family ABC transporter substrate-binding protein: MTNFTRRKFIITAASASAATILVHGCSSNNSSADNTAPSGGTEKAANVSAVSNAPKVETTKAKLGFIPLTDSAPLIIAKEKGFFAKYGMTDVELKKEKSWVVVREDLKIGSAGNGIDGSHILSPMPYLITISDKVPLYILARLNVNGQAISVADKYQDLKISADSKALKALADKAKAAKQAMKVAVTFPGGTHDLWMRYWLAAGGIDPDQDVGLEVVPPPQMVANMKVGTVDAFCVGEPWNAQLVSQKLGYTALVTGELWNNHPEKAFTMRKDWVDKNPNATQALLMGLMEAQQWCDKAENKAEMCKICSDRKYFNVAAADILDRAQGNIDYGHGRTVKDFPYRMKFWENNASYPYKSHDIWFLTENIRWGKLPANTKVKEIVDQVNKEDLWKQAAKSLGVAEIPASSSRGIETFFDGVKFDPDKPEEYLKNLKIKKA, translated from the coding sequence ATGACCAACTTTACCCGCAGAAAATTCATCATCACCGCTGCATCTGCATCTGCTGCTACTATCTTGGTGCATGGTTGCTCATCCAATAACTCTAGTGCAGACAACACTGCTCCTAGCGGCGGTACAGAGAAAGCAGCTAATGTGAGTGCAGTCAGTAATGCACCGAAAGTCGAAACCACCAAAGCCAAACTAGGATTTATTCCCCTCACCGACTCCGCACCCCTAATTATTGCCAAAGAGAAAGGCTTCTTTGCCAAATATGGGATGACTGATGTCGAACTCAAAAAAGAAAAATCATGGGTAGTAGTCCGCGAAGACTTAAAAATCGGTTCTGCAGGTAATGGAATTGATGGCTCCCATATCCTTAGCCCCATGCCCTACCTGATCACCATCAGCGATAAAGTACCTCTATACATTCTCGCCAGATTAAATGTGAACGGTCAGGCTATCTCCGTCGCCGATAAATATCAAGACTTGAAAATTTCCGCAGATAGCAAAGCACTCAAAGCCTTAGCAGATAAAGCAAAAGCTGCTAAACAAGCCATGAAAGTAGCCGTGACATTTCCTGGCGGTACCCACGATTTATGGATGCGTTACTGGTTAGCCGCTGGCGGTATTGATCCCGATCAAGACGTAGGCTTAGAAGTAGTTCCACCACCACAAATGGTAGCCAACATGAAAGTGGGTACAGTAGACGCCTTTTGTGTCGGTGAACCGTGGAACGCCCAACTAGTTAGCCAAAAATTAGGTTACACCGCCTTAGTGACAGGCGAATTGTGGAACAACCACCCAGAAAAAGCCTTCACCATGCGGAAAGATTGGGTTGATAAAAATCCCAATGCAACCCAGGCTTTGTTGATGGGACTTATGGAAGCCCAGCAATGGTGCGATAAAGCCGAAAATAAAGCAGAAATGTGCAAAATTTGTAGCGATCGCAAATATTTTAACGTCGCTGCTGCAGATATTCTCGACCGTGCTCAAGGTAATATTGACTATGGTCATGGACGCACAGTTAAAGATTTTCCCTATCGCATGAAATTCTGGGAAAATAACGCTTCTTATCCTTATAAGAGTCATGATATTTGGTTCTTAACAGAAAATATCCGCTGGGGTAAACTTCCAGCTAATACTAAGGTCAAAGAAATTGTAGACCAAGTAAATAAAGAAGATTTATGGAAACAAGCCGCTAAGAGTCTTGGTGTTGCAGAAATTCCTGCTAGTTCTTCCCGTGGAATTGAGACTTTCTTTGATGGCGTTAAATTCGACCCAGATAAGCCGGAAGAGTACTTGAAGAATTTAAAAATCAAGAAAGCTTAA
- a CDS encoding ferredoxin--nitrite reductase — protein sequence MTDTATTTTSLNKFEKFKAEKDGLAVKTEIEKFASLGWEAMDATDREHRLKWVGVFFRPVTPGKFMMRMRLPNGIITSQQLRVLAEVVQRYGDDGNADITTRQNLQLRGIRIEDLPDIFNRFHAVGLTSVQSGMDNVRNITGDPVAGLDADELFDTRELVQQIQDMLTNKGEGNAEFTNLPRKFNIAIAGGRDNSVHAEINDLAFVPAFREEMGRWEDGETGGNPVPTTQKIFGFNILVGGFFSAKRCEAAIPLNAWVTPTDVVAVCRAVLEVYRDHGLRGNRQKARLMWLIDEWGLEKFRAEVEKRLGKTLSPAAPKDEIDWEKRDHIGVYKQKQSGLNYVGIHIPVGRLYAEDMFAIARLAEVYGSGEIRITVEQNLIIPHVPDSRLATFLSEPLLEKFAIDPGLLTRSLVSCTGAQFCNFALIETKNRAQEMIKALEAELILTHPVRIHWTGCPNSCGQPQVADIGLMGTKARKNGKAVDGVDIYMGGKVGKDAQLGTCVTKGVPCEDLQPVLRNLLIEHFQAQPRPEALVSTAVS from the coding sequence ATGACAGACACAGCAACTACCACAACCAGTCTGAACAAGTTTGAAAAATTCAAAGCCGAAAAAGATGGACTCGCCGTCAAAACAGAGATTGAAAAATTTGCATCTCTGGGATGGGAAGCAATGGACGCGACCGACCGCGAACATCGTCTCAAGTGGGTAGGTGTATTTTTTCGCCCAGTTACACCGGGTAAGTTCATGATGCGGATGCGCTTACCAAACGGTATTATCACCAGTCAACAACTGCGTGTATTAGCGGAAGTAGTGCAACGTTACGGCGATGATGGCAACGCTGATATTACCACGAGGCAGAATCTGCAATTGCGGGGAATCAGGATTGAAGATTTACCGGATATCTTCAATAGATTTCATGCTGTTGGTTTAACCAGCGTCCAATCTGGGATGGACAATGTACGCAACATCACAGGCGATCCCGTCGCCGGGTTGGATGCAGACGAGTTGTTTGATACGCGGGAATTGGTGCAGCAAATTCAAGATATGCTGACCAATAAAGGGGAAGGAAACGCAGAATTTACCAATCTACCCCGTAAATTTAACATAGCGATCGCTGGTGGTAGAGACAATTCTGTCCACGCCGAAATTAATGATTTGGCTTTTGTCCCAGCGTTTCGAGAAGAGATGGGGAGATGGGAAGATGGGGAGACAGGGGGAAATCCTGTCCCCACCACCCAAAAAATATTCGGCTTCAATATCCTTGTGGGTGGCTTCTTCTCAGCCAAACGCTGCGAAGCGGCGATTCCCTTGAATGCGTGGGTAACTCCCACAGACGTAGTTGCAGTATGTAGAGCCGTATTGGAAGTTTATCGGGATCACGGCTTAAGAGGCAATCGCCAAAAAGCCCGCTTGATGTGGCTGATTGACGAATGGGGTTTAGAAAAATTCCGTGCAGAAGTCGAAAAGCGCTTAGGGAAAACATTATCACCCGCAGCCCCGAAAGACGAAATCGACTGGGAAAAACGCGACCACATCGGCGTATACAAACAAAAGCAATCCGGGTTAAACTACGTGGGTATACATATACCCGTTGGTCGGCTGTATGCAGAAGATATGTTTGCGATCGCCCGATTAGCGGAAGTTTACGGTAGCGGTGAAATCCGCATCACCGTAGAGCAAAACCTGATTATTCCCCACGTCCCAGATTCCCGACTAGCGACATTCTTATCAGAACCTCTCCTAGAGAAGTTTGCCATAGATCCTGGTTTATTAACGCGATCGCTCGTTTCTTGTACAGGCGCACAATTTTGTAACTTCGCCCTCATCGAAACCAAAAACCGCGCCCAAGAAATGATCAAAGCCTTAGAAGCCGAGTTAATCCTGACTCATCCAGTGCGAATTCACTGGACTGGTTGTCCTAACTCCTGCGGACAACCCCAAGTTGCAGATATCGGCTTAATGGGTACCAAAGCCCGCAAAAATGGCAAAGCTGTTGACGGCGTTGACATCTATATGGGCGGTAAAGTCGGTAAAGACGCCCAACTCGGAACCTGCGTCACCAAAGGCGTACCCTGCGAAGATTTACAGCCAGTGTTACGGAATTTATTAATCGAACATTTCCAAGCCCAACCAAGGCCAGAAGCTTTGGTATCAACTGCAGTTTCATAG
- a CDS encoding COP23 domain-containing protein, translated as MKIKLASLTVGAMMGAIALTANFNQPSYAQNSTFYCGVSQGAPATIARTPNGNITVIRWVSAHFDEAGYDPQRRCEEVSGRFQTYKNNGTLNYITTGIMNSQPVVCVSSTNGGGCNGLLFTLKPRQNASKVVQQLFNVRVGASGPLNESSERVYIDVNQLLNSSATENNNSPNEKPKLPTPGNSQPLF; from the coding sequence ATGAAAATCAAACTAGCGTCATTAACAGTTGGTGCGATGATGGGAGCGATCGCTCTCACAGCCAACTTCAATCAACCAAGTTACGCCCAAAACTCTACCTTCTACTGCGGTGTGAGTCAAGGCGCACCAGCAACCATAGCCAGAACACCCAACGGAAACATCACAGTTATTCGTTGGGTTTCGGCCCACTTCGACGAAGCTGGTTACGACCCCCAGAGGCGTTGTGAAGAAGTATCTGGACGTTTCCAAACATACAAAAACAACGGTACTTTAAATTACATCACCACAGGTATCATGAATAGTCAACCAGTTGTCTGTGTCAGCAGTACCAACGGTGGTGGTTGTAACGGATTGCTGTTTACCCTGAAGCCGAGACAAAACGCCAGCAAAGTCGTTCAACAGTTGTTTAATGTCCGCGTGGGTGCTTCTGGGCCATTAAACGAGAGTTCAGAACGTGTATATATAGATGTCAACCAACTGCTAAATTCCTCTGCGACAGAAAACAATAACTCACCCAACGAAAAACCCAAGCTACCTACACCAGGAAATAGCCAACCACTGTTTTAA
- a CDS encoding S1 family peptidase gives MKNRTLVFLIVCLSSIFLSVSVKALPITSPQIYQQAQAITVKVLSGDTSGSGTLIQRQGRTYTVITNQHVLTPGQGSRYRIQTPDGRIYPATVSPSKNQIYRQDLGLLQFFSRQKTYSVALLNTSANIEAEATVFAAGFPINSSGLVLTTGRISLLLDKPLNDGYQIGYTNQIHKGMSGGALLNLHGEVIGINGRHAYPLWNNPDIFADGSTPSTNLQQQINQLSWAIPMQSFLKLITQFAL, from the coding sequence GTGAAAAATAGAACTCTCGTCTTTTTAATTGTTTGTCTTAGTAGTATCTTTCTCTCAGTTTCAGTCAAAGCGCTTCCCATCACATCACCACAAATTTATCAACAAGCACAAGCAATTACAGTCAAAGTTTTATCAGGGGATACATCAGGTTCTGGAACTTTAATTCAGCGACAAGGACGAACTTATACAGTTATTACAAATCAGCACGTCCTCACACCAGGACAGGGTAGCAGATATCGCATCCAAACACCTGATGGTCGCATCTATCCAGCAACTGTATCGCCGTCAAAAAATCAAATTTATCGTCAAGATTTAGGGTTGCTACAGTTTTTTAGTCGCCAGAAAACCTACTCAGTTGCATTACTCAATACTTCAGCAAATATTGAAGCAGAAGCAACAGTATTTGCAGCCGGTTTTCCCATCAATTCATCAGGATTAGTGCTGACAACTGGGCGAATTTCCCTATTACTAGACAAACCATTAAATGACGGATATCAGATTGGTTACACCAACCAAATTCACAAAGGAATGAGTGGAGGAGCATTATTAAATCTGCATGGTGAAGTTATCGGTATTAATGGTAGACACGCCTACCCATTATGGAACAATCCCGATATTTTTGCTGATGGTTCCACACCATCAACTAACCTCCAACAACAGATAAATCAACTGAGTTGGGCGATTCCCATGCAGAGTTTTTTAAAACTAATCACTCAATTTGCTCTTTAG
- a CDS encoding S1 family peptidase — protein sequence MKLGNELPVILGSAFFASAIVITQPQIAAALSGEEVNNIAREVTVLVNGINPGSGVIIAKDSSTYYVLTANHVVKTQDEYQIITHDKQAYKIDYKKIKHFSGLDLALVEFSSKKDYKVATLANSDLATEGKTIYISGWPNPGQNITERIRQFTTGQISSRPQKPLADGYGVVYTNVTRAGMSGGPVFDTMGRVIAIHGRGEGEVISNEEKQKLQESGAGNILATASKVGFNLGIPINSFLSKAPQQGIYLGLKVENSPPQESKEKYVASNQVDARDKMDIKDVLNTINDTVKTIENIRRILPF from the coding sequence ATGAAATTAGGAAACGAATTGCCAGTAATATTAGGTAGCGCCTTTTTCGCTAGTGCAATTGTGATTACTCAACCACAAATAGCTGCAGCACTTTCAGGAGAAGAAGTTAATAACATCGCTCGTGAAGTTACAGTTTTAGTTAACGGAATTAACCCAGGTTCCGGGGTAATTATAGCTAAAGATAGCAGCACCTATTACGTGCTCACAGCCAACCATGTAGTTAAAACACAAGACGAATATCAAATAATTACCCACGACAAACAAGCTTATAAAATTGATTACAAAAAAATCAAACATTTCTCCGGCTTAGATTTAGCATTAGTCGAATTTAGTAGCAAAAAAGATTATAAAGTTGCTACCCTTGCTAACTCTGATTTAGCCACAGAAGGCAAAACAATATATATTTCTGGCTGGCCTAATCCTGGACAGAATATTACAGAAAGAATTCGCCAATTTACCACAGGTCAAATTTCTTCCCGTCCCCAAAAACCCCTAGCCGATGGTTATGGAGTGGTGTATACAAATGTTACCAGAGCCGGGATGAGCGGCGGCCCTGTTTTCGACACAATGGGGCGCGTAATTGCGATTCATGGACGCGGTGAAGGGGAAGTAATTTCAAATGAAGAAAAACAGAAACTCCAAGAATCAGGAGCAGGAAACATATTAGCAACTGCGAGTAAGGTAGGTTTTAATTTGGGAATTCCCATCAACAGTTTTTTAAGCAAAGCACCCCAACAAGGAATTTATTTAGGGTTAAAAGTAGAAAATTCACCGCCACAAGAATCGAAAGAGAAGTATGTAGCCAGTAATCAAGTTGATGCTAGAGACAAGATGGATATCAAAGATGTATTAAATACGATCAATGATACTGTGAAGACGATTGAAAATATTCGTCGCATCCTCCCTTTTTAG